A stretch of Brachyhypopomus gauderio isolate BG-103 chromosome 3, BGAUD_0.2, whole genome shotgun sequence DNA encodes these proteins:
- the LOC143509552 gene encoding interferon alpha/beta receptor 2-like isoform X1, which yields MESACAQREEKQQPHLCPARFYLDLVGAHTDLQEHKRSNESKQQKERGTSIIGLARTMMAKWPWTLRVWLLLFILEEKAPCFLPAPKNVTIVSFNLEHKLTWAPGDGSSPSTHFRVQVYRNKRKLWVPVSNCSDLQAGELCDLTTSFKNIYLYHLARVQAYTTDHESNWTSSKFFCPLLETTLGPPVVSLTGCGNCLLLQLSPPINRGRHHDLLDYFFREYTVNVCRTRDKAQFTVRASSGQTLIKYLEKGAQYCITALAVSNVNKRARPSGPHCAFTSLESVATATVPVILGLLCVFLVLMMLGCAVLIRSGDLDSLHKHLSTILYCLHAITNAFLPRRAQEPSAAYIPPLEPREDLVFE from the exons ATGGAAAGTGCTTGTGCACAAAGAGAAGAAAAGCAGCAACCCCACCTTTGCCCCGCACGCTTTTATCTTGATCTTGTAGGTGCTCACACAGACTTGCAAGAGCACAAAAGGTCCAATGAAAGCAAACAGCAAAAGGAAAGAGGGACCAGTATCATCGGTTTGGCTAGAACAATGATGGCAAAATGGCCCTGGACACTAAGAGTCTGGCTACTTTTATTCATTCTAGAAGAGAAAG CGCCCTGTTTTCTTCCTGCTCCTAAAAATGTGACAATTGTCTCCTTTAATTTGGAGCACAAGCTCACCTGGGCCCCAGGTGATGGGAGTTCTCCCTCCACACACTTCCGTGTGCAGGTGTATCGTAACAA GAGGAAACTCTGGGTGCCGGTTTCAAACTGCTCAGATTTGCAGGCCGGTGAACTATGTGACTTGACTACATCTTTCAAGAACATATACCTTTATCATCTGGCTCGAGTGCAGGCTTATACCACAGACCATGAATCTAACTGGACCAGTTCAAAGTTCTTCTGTCCCCTACTGGAGA CAACACTGGGTCCTCCTGTAGTGTCACTGACAGGCTGTGGAAACTGCCTGCTTCTACAGCTCAGTCCTCCAATCAACAGGGGTCGCCACCATGACCTGTTGGATTACTTCTTTAGGGAGTacactgtgaatgtgtgtagaactagagacaaggcacag TTTACAGTCAGGGCTTCCTCTGGTCAGACTCTGATTAAGTACCTTGAGAAGGGGGCACAATACTGCATCACCGCTCTGGCTGTGTCAAACGTAAACAAGCGTGCCCGTCCGTCCGGCCCACACTGTGCCTTCACCAGCCTGGAGTCTGTCGCTACAGCTACAG TGCCTGTGATTTTGGGTTTACTGTGTGTATTCTTGGTCTTGATGATGCTGGGATGTGCGGTTCTAATCAGAAGTGGGGATCTTGATTCTCTCCATAAGCACCTATCAACAATTTTG TATTGTCTTCATGCAATCACAAATGCCTTCTTACCTAGAAGAGCACAGGAGCCCTCTGCTGCCTACATACCACCACTGGAGCCCAGAGAAGACCTCGTGTTTGAGTGA
- the LOC143509552 gene encoding interferon alpha/beta receptor 2-like isoform X2, with the protein MESACAQREEKQQPHLCPARFYLDLVGAHTDLQEHKRSNESKQQKERGTSIIGLARTMMAKWPWTLRVWLLLFILEEKAPCFLPAPKNVTIVSFNLEHKLTWAPGDGSSPSTHFRVQVYRNKRKLWVPVSNCSDLQAGELCDLTTSFKNIYLYHLARVQAYTTDHESNWTSSKFFCPLLETTLGPPVVSLTGCGNCLLLQLSPPINRGRHHDLLDYFFREYTVNVCRTRDKAQFTVRASSGQTLIKYLEKGAQYCITALAVSNVNKRARPSGPHCAFTSLESVATATVPVILGLLCVFLVLMMLGCAVLIRSGDLDSLHKHLSTILKSTGALCCLHTTTGAQRRPRV; encoded by the exons ATGGAAAGTGCTTGTGCACAAAGAGAAGAAAAGCAGCAACCCCACCTTTGCCCCGCACGCTTTTATCTTGATCTTGTAGGTGCTCACACAGACTTGCAAGAGCACAAAAGGTCCAATGAAAGCAAACAGCAAAAGGAAAGAGGGACCAGTATCATCGGTTTGGCTAGAACAATGATGGCAAAATGGCCCTGGACACTAAGAGTCTGGCTACTTTTATTCATTCTAGAAGAGAAAG CGCCCTGTTTTCTTCCTGCTCCTAAAAATGTGACAATTGTCTCCTTTAATTTGGAGCACAAGCTCACCTGGGCCCCAGGTGATGGGAGTTCTCCCTCCACACACTTCCGTGTGCAGGTGTATCGTAACAA GAGGAAACTCTGGGTGCCGGTTTCAAACTGCTCAGATTTGCAGGCCGGTGAACTATGTGACTTGACTACATCTTTCAAGAACATATACCTTTATCATCTGGCTCGAGTGCAGGCTTATACCACAGACCATGAATCTAACTGGACCAGTTCAAAGTTCTTCTGTCCCCTACTGGAGA CAACACTGGGTCCTCCTGTAGTGTCACTGACAGGCTGTGGAAACTGCCTGCTTCTACAGCTCAGTCCTCCAATCAACAGGGGTCGCCACCATGACCTGTTGGATTACTTCTTTAGGGAGTacactgtgaatgtgtgtagaactagagacaaggcacag TTTACAGTCAGGGCTTCCTCTGGTCAGACTCTGATTAAGTACCTTGAGAAGGGGGCACAATACTGCATCACCGCTCTGGCTGTGTCAAACGTAAACAAGCGTGCCCGTCCGTCCGGCCCACACTGTGCCTTCACCAGCCTGGAGTCTGTCGCTACAGCTACAG TGCCTGTGATTTTGGGTTTACTGTGTGTATTCTTGGTCTTGATGATGCTGGGATGTGCGGTTCTAATCAGAAGTGGGGATCTTGATTCTCTCCATAAGCACCTATCAACAATTTTG AAGAGCACAGGAGCCCTCTGCTGCCTACATACCACCACTGGAGCCCAGAGAAGACCTCGTGTTTGA